From Rhopalosiphum padi isolate XX-2018 chromosome 2, ASM2088224v1, whole genome shotgun sequence:
tattttaattttatttaatgctaatttgataatattatattattataaatacaaaaaaaaaaatgtcctaatAACAAGGAAAGGAGACGATTCATATATATCCATAATACCCATAGACCATAGTACCTATCCTTCAAGTACACAGTCTACTATTGTGTCCTTAATACTTCCATACATAGCTAGGtactaagtatttaagtatacctTTATTCCATAATCCCTCTGTAATTTTATTGTCCATGATGATGCAACAGGTATTTATACACAGCAAAGACGACATGTTAATCGTAGACTCGCTACCGCAACATCTGTGGACCAGGAGAATagcgaaaatattttttaatagcaaaCAAACGTACACCACCGAAGGCGCTCGACAGTTAACAATAAAGCAAAGGAAATGCGTTTTTCCAGacgaaatatcattattaacgGATTCCAACTACACGTTTAGCGCTTGTATGATTCAATGTCGAATGGATACCAGCAGGAAACTATGTGGATGTGTCTCTTGGTTTTATAAATCTATAGGTAAatgaaatttaacttttttttttaaataggtagtatcatagtatattttaattcttttatcaCCTTAGGTATATTTCCgagttttatgtttattaccatgttattgtttaaattacctctagtaatattataacgatttaacgaagatttcgaatatttcgtttCATATTGTAAACTTTTAAGTGgtctttttgattttatttttcaatataatattatatatacttcatTCGATTTAACTCTTTGcgcatattttttcaatacaaaaaattGATGATGTCGAGCAAGtgctcatattattatcattattatgatatgtaattttgctataatttaattaatactgctAGTGTATGATGTATATCATATTACCTTTATAACACAGttcatcatatatttatatctattggaaaattatcaatttttattggactttcatttaattaatttgaaaagtgtggcaaaatataaaacaacatttaaaaaaccaagtaatataggtaataaaatattatgtatattttgaacttttttttaattaaaaattacctaaaaaatatttttaatcattcaaaATGCGGTATAAATCTAGTTTAGCGCCCACACAGTTTCCTAAATGTTTTTCTACCACATTGATGGGGTTTTTTACGCTGAGAACGAGATTCAATCAGAATTTAGCGGTCAAATTTAGTTTTTGTGTTATAACACTGATattgtaaatatgttaaataactcAATAGCCAATAGCGCACTGTTATCAGTACATTAccgtatattgatatttattctttttttttttaatattatattccggGTACACAGGCACGTACACAGGGGGGTGCTTTGTGTGTTCAAACACCCCCCCCCCAAATACTTGAGTTTTTgtatggttatttacttattcaattgtaatgttaattttgttatatcaatgtttgtattttaagtacacctaatttttataaaaattttttgtatatttattaaaaaaagttctactttttaataactgattttcaaaaacacccccCAAAACTTTTTTCTGCGTACGTCCCTGcgtgtataataggtaaataaagcATTGTGCGAACACTTATAATCGCGAACTTCATGaggtagtaatttaaaaacaaatgattttcGCCAATTTGCTTTTGGACCATCATTCTTAAAAAGTTGCTTAAGTTAACTAGGCTTACTTGGGGCGGTATTGCATAGCAAATCGAAggatattttcgtttttaaatatacgagCGAGCATTTACTGCCATGCTGAACTGGGGAGATGGTATTTTGCATCAATTTTATTACCTGTAATTTGTGcattataatcttaataattttaaatttagatctgacacgttttaaattttttagtttttccatCAAATaatcagcatattattatttaaaatttcaccaatttattgaacaatacaattacctatatattttaatactattgttTCAGATGGGTATAAATATTGCGATTTGGACGGACTAAAGTGTATTGGTAAAAATCTCAGTACGTTACAGTTATTATGTAGATTTTATTGATGATCAAAACATAAGCCCAataattttttcacaaaaatctaaaaaattttaTCTCCAATTAATCTGCAGAATTGttatttaagaggacgtcgtACCTGCATTTGTTGTATTACCATACCAAAATATAGATACGTTCAGAAGTTCGAATTTTGTGTGTTTAGcaggtttaatttaaatattagagtgaaatgaccgattatcaaacttaaagataaAAAGATTATTTGTGTTCTCTAGACGGGTTTTTacggtatttaatttttaaatatgttatgaatacctatgtaaaatattaaaaaaatgtatagtgcactaagcacttaaaaattaaaatatcgtaaaaaactaTTGAGAGAacatgtattaagtatttatcttTAAGGTTGTTAGTAGGTAATttcacttttaatatttaagataagCCTACAAAATTGTAACTATATACTGAACGTATATTTTGGTATAGTATGCCTTAAAAAGATGGagataacacatgcgggtacGATATcctcataataaaatgtattaatttactcAACATGTCtagaacaaatattaaatggacTTGCCTGTCCATGTGAATTGGGGTGTATGAACACAGTTTATGAAGTAGAAAAACTTCAAGATGCTCAGTATgttaatacatgatatattaaaataaaaaaatctaaagaaatgtaaattgtaactaATGAAAATGCTGgactaatacaattattattaggtcTGATCAGATTGATGAACCACTAGAAATCAGTTTTGTATCATGGCCAATGGTGAGGTACAGAAGAGAAGTATTATTTGGCTGGGTAGATTTACTAGGTTAgtcataaacttataataattgttgaataaatatttattaactattattttacatttcttaTAGTGGCTTTTGGTGGCATAGCAGGTCTATTTTTAGGTTTCAGTTTGCTGAGTGGagtagaaattatatattacttcaCATTAAGAGCATGTTGCATGGTGACAAATAACCCCACAGTATTAGAAGAATTAAGTCAAGAATATGATCAGAAAGACaaacctattataaatttagggTTAAAACCATTATGGACTGTTGAAAATAAGAAAACTCCTGTAATAACTAAAACTCACGGAAAAAAAAAGACATTTGCTTTACCTTTTTTGCCTTAAATattagtacaataattaataagtgatacaagtataatagtattattttattttagaattatatataatacattaatgtattatgtatatatatttatcaataactaTAACAAAAGCGAACACAAATAATTgcacaacaaaaatattttaactaaattttaaacaaagtataaattttctaatttcGACTAGATTATTTCAATTGAAACATTTGTtaacactaaattaaaatacatagtaaaattgtaataaataatgatgttaaaattattaacttaactaATCTCTTTGAATAACACtatttatttgttcatataCACAATTTGGACAAGCCGAGTTACTAATATCTTGTAGAACTGATTGAACAGCTGTAGCAGTATTGGGTAAATTATCTAAACAAGCAACAACCTGTTGAGaatctttattaaattgttcatttgaaaaatagcGATGGCCACAAGAATATGCCAATAATGTGTTCCCCAAAATTTCTGTGtcctacaaaataaatttaaatttattaaacatacaattcaggaaataaatttatcatttatacttGAAATTCTAAGTGCATAAATGGTTGCAGTTGATCGGTATTAAGTATTTGTACTGAACGGTTTAGTAAATCTTCAGTTTTAGTTTCTGATACTGGTTCAATCCATGCAGAACCTGGTGAATTTGTAACAGTAGCTAATAACTGTATAAAGTCTTTTTGATCTtcagctataaaaataaatatattttgtaatacttgtaacaaataacaatgatataCAAACATTTGGTTTGTATGTTTTTAGAAACAGATGAGCATAGTTCCATGCAAAAATTCACAGAAAAACATCTTAGAATTTTTTTTGGATccatcatttttatattcaattcatCGAGGTCACAGGCTTTTGATACGTCATTgttactgaaataaataaaaatgtgattaaaaataatatatttatgtataattcataCAATAAACCAACTACCACAACATACCATAATAACAAAATTCCTAATGAATGATTCAGTTGATCCCATCGATCCATTAACAACTGTTCTAATGCATCAACTGGGAAAGACTTAGTCAACCAGTATGTaagatactaaaaaataacaatttttataataatatagatacaatatacatatatttattataaaatatactgaatttaaattaaatattttttttttttatataaaacatacttcATGTAAAAATGAAACCAAATTATCTTTTAGTaggaatttgaaataataatcaaacatcTGAGAAAGCTTAGTAATTCCAGGCCATTCTTTTACAATGGTTTCTTCAGTAGCCATACGTAATGCAAATGATTCTGGTAGAGAAGTTAATAGCTCCCCTTCTTCAAGATTAATAGTGAAGCCCTCAGATGGTGTAAGAGGAGTTGAAGCCCGCTCTTCGTGACCACCTTCAATATTAAACCCAAACATTTCTCCATAGTCTCTTGATTCTACAAATGCTTCAAATTGATGAAACAATGCTGTAGAAGGTTCATTATTAATCAATCGAATTTTGCTAATTGCTTGATGGTTTTTCATGTTAAGAcactaaaaaaaagtttgataagtagttatactatattattttaatttgacaaattTACCATTGATACAAcagaagaaatattataataaggatAAAACCATTCTATTGcatactgtaataaataatctataccATATAAACTGCTTAAACTATTCAGATTTTCAAGAAAACATTCAAATGAAGTTAATCCAGGAAAATTAATACACCGTTTAACCTAGAAAACCAATCACAAAAGAAATTaatgattgtttttaatatcaaataaatgatctaagtataaaataaatataacttacctGAATCGAAAGTATATCTTTGATGTTGGAAAATGAAAATCTTAATTGTGGCAATACTATTTCAATTGGAGAGTCCAACTTATTTACAGTACCATgctgaattttaattactttattagttgaTTTTATCATAACCATTTTACCATCTAATAATGTCTTGGCTAAGTCTTCTTCTGGAATTTtacctaactaaaaaataaatatgcagtaactttataagttataatcattacttaaaagttgatttaaagaataaatacttACTTGTCCTTCGTGATTACTTCCCCATCCCCAAAGTTTATTAGCTGCATCTAAAGCTAATGTAAAATCAGCTCCACACCTAACTTCTTTTATTAGTGAGTCGCTAGTTGATGATGAGTCTACTATAACTGAAGGTGGACCAACTAATGTTAAAGTTGGAACAAGTCTCTCACGTATACCTGACACTCCTAATTGTCCATCTAAATTAAGTCCCCAAGTATATAATTGCCCCGCTGTACTAATAACAGCTGAATGGTGACAGCCACAACACATCTAAACGTggaatcattatattattaaaataataaaattatatattttaaaaatgtttaatatacttGAAGAATGTCTCCAGCAATATGAGATGTATCCACAAGTGTTGGACTTAAATGTAATAAGCCATCATCCGCAGTCAAGGCATCAATTTCTGTATCATCTGCCTTAAagccaattatttatatataattaataataaaaacaataaaaaataataataatttacaaacttaCTTgatcattttcatttaatacaaGTTGATTTCTAGCTCGTTTTTGTGATTGTGCATGAAACCGAAGTACTTGTGGACTACTACCCCAAGTATATAAACGACCAACATCACTCAATGCTAACtagatgattaaaataatagataataattaaaaatattacttgtttataatgatatagtatcttattatttataaaaaatataactaaacataCCATTACATTCAACATTTATAtacttgtttatatataaataattgaatttttttaaatattttatgtcactttagaataaattaataatatatttagcttaagataaaaattatttttttaattttaatactaatattattgttactatatcTACTGTAAAGTTTTTAGTTACTTACATTATGAAAATAAGCTGTATAAATACACTTAATTGGTTCAGGGAGTCCATATACTGGAACTGGGCTAGTAATTTTTGTTGTGCTACCATTACCTAACTGACCAAATGAACCAGAACCAAAAGTGAACACTTTTCCATTGTTTGTAAGAATAATGCTATGTGAATAACCTCCATATGCactaattatattctaaaaatatttaaatttttattaattcaatctattttttataagtgattAAAATTACTTCATTTTCTAAGGTCTTCAACAGTTTTGGTTTTTCACAATCATCAATAGCTCCATGACCTAGTTGACCATAAACACCCCAACCCCAAGTCCACAATTTTCCACTTGCAGAAATGGCTAATGAATGATATTGGCCAGCAGAAACACTTACTATCAACTCGTTTGATAAACTATCCACTAACATTGGATATGGAGCTTGACCACGCCGGCCAGTACCCAATTGCCCATAATGATTTGATCCCCAAGAATAGACCTATGccgtttataatttagttaaaatatttaaatattcaaaattacacTTACTCCATTTGTAGTTAGAGCTAATGAATGATTTCGACCACATGCTACTTGAATAACTTCAACACGTATGTAAACAAACCAAGAAACTGGATTTGGAGTAGAAGTTTTAGTCATATGTGGTCCAACACCCAAACAACCGTATGATGAATGTCCCCACGTATAAAGCTTATGGTTACGTATATGAGCTGCATGAGCCCATCCAGCTCCAAGACTAGACTTGTGTTCTATCTCATTTTCAGAATCAGAGACATTAGAAATAGGTtgatgagaatataatattgattctaCAAAATTATCTGAATATTGATTTGAAGATAGTCTGGATATAATCATTAGGTAAGTGGTTAACCATTCTTTAATAGAATAATTCAACTGAAAAATATTTGGCCATATAAATTGTcaagtaaaaattgttaaaaataattaaattattttattaaaataaaattatttatactcaattttcaaactatagaaaaatttaaatatgaacatttgattgttcttataagttttattaacatattttaagtgcAGTGTCCTAAAAAGATCGCTTTTTTAAAATTagctaaaaaacattttatttttcaaaaaattacaaaaaaaggaTAGGTACAATATCAGTATAACATTTAgtttatgtatgaaaaataatattattcaatgtccTCCACTAGCTTGTTGACAGGCCGAAGTGCGGTCgagaaaattaacaataactgCCTCAGTTCTTTCTGATAACTCCACAAGGACACTTTAACCTAACTGGGGTTTTGAGATCAACAGTTGAACCAGTTTTTCGAATTTCTCATTAACAAATGTATCTATGACACATTCGGAGCAACATCCCGTCTGAATAAAGTACAAAAAAGTCGTTTCGCAGTTTACGCACCACTTTCATTAGATTGGTAAAACCAATACATGTGTTTCAATTGACATTCGGTCCGTGGTGACACTTAGAAAAAACTGATTACACAACCGAAATTAtagtagattaaaaaaatgatgagaGCAATGttgtgaacataaaaataaaaatagcaacCGATTTAAAAAAAGCGTTTTTTTTGGAATACCCTGTACTTAAGCAGCTTATAAATAGTAAACTTATACAAAATTGATtcaaattagtaaaatttactTACGTTATTATCTTGTTCAGATATAGACTctgtttcatttttaaattgaaatacctTACGTAAAATTGGTCGCAATGCTGGGTTGGTTGGGTCATAGAGTATTTTAAGTTTCTAAAGAAGAAacaacaatgtaaaaaaaaaaattatgtcatgAAATGTACCATTGTAAAAACTTACTAAAAGAACATCTTGAGAAACATTATGCAAATTTGCCTGTACAAACTTAGAATGAAGTGTTGTAAATTTATTACAGGCAACTAATACTTCTGTAAAAATTGATTCAGACACCAAATCCCAAAATCCTTCAGTtactaaatcaaaaatttatttttaaaaatatataccaaaattatttaggttaaattactaaatattagttattaatctttatttattaaaatctctGTAGTACACACTAACGTAATttcttgattttaatattaagtataaattgctCGGAATGAAAAAATTTCTGAACCGGaacactatacattattattaaatatacataaaaaatatgtatagatttatattcatattaaaattacaatttccatcaataaataaatatttagttacacAATTAAGactcaaaaacataattttcgtATCAAAATTAAcctaagtattaattattaatttataaaaatataatccacaatgatttatacttattttctatttttttttctcttttacgGCTATCAGTGTCATCAGCGGAATGTCGACCTTTTAATAAACAAGACTTTACGTACTTTTGTGGCTTAGACTTTTATAGAGGTGGTCCTACGCagtcaataaataacaatgcagCAGCACAGCAACAGTTTGTATGGATAATGAAGTTCTTAAcggtgaaattattttattcaaagagCTAAAATTTTGTTCGCATTCACTTATTGAAATAGGAATCGCAGCCATTGCTTGGAAaagtggttttaatttttttggaataTCCTCTTGTCCTAAATCCATTTTGAAAACTCTAAAGTTTTCAACTATATCATGTTCATTTAAACGAAACTGTTgacataaatatcaaatatttgagtcactatatttttatttttaatttcatcatcATTTGATCTAGGCcaacattttagatttaagttctCTATACAGTCTatcagatttataaaaaaactcaCATTTTCCTGGCGACATTTTTCTTTTGCGACTGATATATGATGAACTAGAAGTCATCATTAAACccaatttagtaaaaaatgtacTCTTATTTTTAACAGATTTAGATTAATGAAAACACAGATATCGATTGAACATCGATTGATATCTATTGTTGTGATCTACAGTTGATAGTATTTTATAGCATGaagataaaatgtatagtataaactattacTATACTACTACTACGACTAGTAGATGTGGCTACAGAggtattatcaattaataatatttattagtttattattttggcaataggtaataactaataagcacaattttccatttttataaatgcatacaatttccaaatattatttttaaaacattaaattttcaatgaaGTGGAAggctaaaattgattttttttgggACCAGACGT
This genomic window contains:
- the LOC132919322 gene encoding uncharacterized protein LOC132919322 isoform X2 — protein: MTCLYGDVLSLKQLLRVDNIVNAVSFQTNNSNIFALVLSSNDLILYCDHIPPSLKWLPWPKDDGKKIVSLAFKSTSEKLLVCGFDCTLYLVFVREIFEPKDGDRRNKVKIIRPAPGEPTSSLNPTAITWWTPIVPTYSSDIGIIGGNIGEIVFVNLRTGACLGSTCVKCSIKTLEILNESCSNTVWLIIICSNGDRWKLLLESLDVGYCWLNPKPHSVHDKTTKPTNALNIDTIVPVISNFPSTRARLLGLRQLFIEKLSAPKKQKSVINCVQSVPNEVKHPKRSFSSDTITSGCSCPSTGPSPEPITSVVDMKSNVQSHCGKQTIVSLCSNHILVHASGFNSNQPLVYKLFKGGDIEKFLYTDQFIFTSENGGTKLSVFSSNLCQLKSDMEDDKEKSQLGTFNFNNGEIILDMFRVSGRKTKESLDVSQSISPKNKNRSTTNKKKRCDRQHTRKDNTVSELCAIVTNCTLYILNLSIKPEEIIFKNIMAGALDHANNLSEAFDVDIRPILERAADQQLSARKFEEATLLYRLSKTNPLKRVLRLASSGNTDKVVLFVSTLLEQAHPRDLTALERLHISNLAVMSYTEQLLRATSREKTRLEAKFLRLLSENNHYDEVLCVNIVGQSRLCNVLRFLAVERGLHNEVITVLVSLMSQQSTDSQYLHLTEGFWDLVSESIFTEVLVACNKFTTLHSKFVQANLHNVSQDVLLKLKILYDPTNPALRPILRKVFQFKNETESISEQDNNLNYSIKEWLTTYLMIISRLSSNQYSDNFVESILYSHQPISNVSDSENEIEHKSSLGAGWAHAAHIRNHKLYTWGHSSYGCLGVGPHMTKTSTPNPVSWFVYIRVEVIQVACGRNHSLALTTNGVYSWGSNHYGQLGTGRRGQAPYPMLVDSLSNELIVSVSAGQYHSLAISASGKLWTWGWGVYGQLGHGAIDDCEKPKLLKTLENENIISAYGGYSHSIILTNNGKVFTFGSGSFGQLGNGSTTKITSPVPVYGLPEPIKCIYTAYFHNLALSDVGRLYTWGSSPQVLRFHAQSQKRARNQLVLNENDQVNDTEIDALTADDGLLHLSPTLVDTSHIAGDILQMCCGCHHSAVISTAGQLYTWGLNLDGQLGVSGIRERLVPTLTLVGPPSVIVDSSSTSDSLIKEVRCGADFTLALDAANKLWGWGSNHEGQLGKIPEEDLAKTLLDGKMVMIKSTNKVIKIQHGTVNKLDSPIEIVLPQLRFSFSNIKDILSIQVKRCINFPGLTSFECFLENLNSLSSLYGIDYLLQYAIEWFYPYYNISSVVSMCLNMKNHQAISKIRLINNEPSTALFHQFEAFVESRDYGEMFGFNIEGGHEERASTPLTPSEGFTINLEEGELLTSLPESFALRMATEETIVKEWPGITKLSQMFDYYFKFLLKDNLVSFLHEYLTYWLTKSFPVDALEQLLMDRWDQLNHSLGILLLCNNDVSKACDLDELNIKMMDPKKILRCFSVNFCMELCSSVSKNIQTKSEDQKDFIQLLATVTNSPGSAWIEPVSETKTEDLLNRSVQILNTDQLQPFMHLEFQDTEILGNTLLAYSCGHRYFSNEQFNKDSQQVVACLDNLPNTATAVQSVLQDISNSACPNCVYEQINSVIQRD
- the LOC132919322 gene encoding uncharacterized protein LOC132919322 isoform X3; the encoded protein is MTCLYGDVLSLKQLLRVDNIVNAVSFQTNNSNIFALVLSNDLILYCDHIPPSLKWLPWPKDDGKKIVSLAFKSTSEKLLVCGFDCTLYLVFVREIFEPKDGDRRNKVKIIRPAPGEPTSSLNPTAITWWTPIVPTYSSDIGIIGGNIGEIVFVNLRTGACLGSTCVKCSIKTLEILNESCSNTVWLIIICSNGDRWKLLLESLDVGYCWLNPKPHSVHDKTTKPTNALNIDTIVPVISNFPSTRARLLGLRQLFIEKLSAPKKQKSVINCVQSVPNEVKHPKRSFSSDTITSGCSCPSTGPSPEPITSVVDMKSNVQSHCGKQTIVSLCSNHILVHASGFNSNQPLVYKLFKGGDIEKFLYTDQFIFTSENGGTKLSVFSSNLCQLKSDMEDDKEKSQLGTFNFNNGEIILDMFRVSGRKTKESLDVSQSISPKNKNRSTTNKKKRCDRQHTRKDNTVSELCAIVTNCTLYILNLSIKPEEIIFKNIMAGALDHANNLSEAFDVDIRPILERAADQQLSARKFEEATLLYRLSKTNPLKRVLRLASSGNTDKVVLFVSTLLEQAHPRDLTALERLHISNLAVMSYTEQLLRATSREKTRLEAKFLRLLSENNHYDEVLCVNIVGQSRLCNVLRFLAVERGLHNEVITVLVSLMSQQSTDSQYLHLTEGFWDLVSESIFTEVLVACNKFTTLHSKFVQANLHNVSQDVLLKLKILYDPTNPALRPILRKVFQFKNETESISEQDNNLNYSIKEWLTTYLMIISRLSSNQYSDNFVESILYSHQPISNVSDSENEIEHKSSLGAGWAHAAHIRNHKLYTWGHSSYGCLGVGPHMTKTSTPNPVSWFVYIRVEVIQVACGRNHSLALTTNGVYSWGSNHYGQLGTGRRGQAPYPMLVDSLSNELIVSVSAGQYHSLAISASGKLWTWGWGVYGQLGHGAIDDCEKPKLLKTLENENIISAYGGYSHSIILTNNGKVFTFGSGSFGQLGNGSTTKITSPVPVYGLPEPIKCIYTAYFHNLALSDVGRLYTWGSSPQVLRFHAQSQKRARNQLVLNENDQVNDTEIDALTADDGLLHLSPTLVDTSHIAGDILQMCCGCHHSAVISTAGQLYTWGLNLDGQLGVSGIRERLVPTLTLVGPPSVIVDSSSTSDSLIKEVRCGADFTLALDAANKLWGWGSNHEGQLGKIPEEDLAKTLLDGKMVMIKSTNKVIKIQHGTVNKLDSPIEIVLPQLRFSFSNIKDILSIQVKRCINFPGLTSFECFLENLNSLSSLYGIDYLLQYAIEWFYPYYNISSVVSMCLNMKNHQAISKIRLINNEPSTALFHQFEAFVESRDYGEMFGFNIEGGHEERASTPLTPSEGFTINLEEGELLTSLPESFALRMATEETIVKEWPGITKLSQMFDYYFKFLLKDNLVSFLHEYLTYWLTKSFPVDALEQLLMDRWDQLNHSLGILLLCNNDVSKACDLDELNIKMMDPKKILRCFSVNFCMELCSSVSKNIQTKSEDQKDFIQLLATVTNSPGSAWIEPVSETKTEDLLNRSVQILNTDQLQPFMHLEFQDTEILGNTLLAYSCGHRYFSNEQFNKDSQQVVACLDNLPNTATAVQSVLQDISNSACPNCVYEQINSVIQRD
- the LOC132919322 gene encoding uncharacterized protein LOC132919322 isoform X1, producing the protein MTCLYGDVLSLKQLLRVDNIVNAVSFQTNNSNIFALVLSSNDLILYCDHIPPSLKWLPWPKDDGKKIVSLAFKSTSEKLLVCGFDCTLYLVFVREIFEPKDGDRRNKVKIIRPAPGEPTSSLNPTAITWWTPIVPTYSSDIGIIGGNIGEIVFVNLRTGACLGSTCVKCSIKTLEILNESCSNTVWLIIICSNGDRWKLLLESLDVGYCWLNPKPHSVHDKTTKPTNALNIDTIVPVISNFPSTRARLLGLRQLFIEKLSAPKKQKSVINCVQSVPNEVKHPKRSFSSDTITSGCSCPSTGPSPEPITSVVDMKSNVQSHCGKQTIVSLCSNHILVHASGFNSNQPLVYKLFKGGDIEKFLYTDQFIFTSENGGTKLSVFSSNLCQLKSDMEDDKEKSQLGTFNFNNGEIILDMFRVSGRKTKESLDVSQSISPKNKNRSTTNKKKRCDRQHTRKDNTVSELCAIVTNCTLYILNLSIKPEEIIFKNIMAGALDHANNLSEAFDVDIRPILERAADQQLSARKFEEATLLYRLSKTNPLKRVLRLASSGNTDKVVLFVSTLLEQAHPRDLTALERLHISNLAVMSYTEQLLRATSREKTRLEAKFLRLLSENNHYDEVLCVNIVGQSRLCNVLRFLAVERGLHNEVITVLVSLMSQQSTDSQYLHLTEGFWDLVSESIFTEVLVACNKFTTLHSKFVQANLHNVSQDVLLKLKILYDPTNPALRPILRKVFQFKNETESISEQDNNLNYSIKEWLTTYLMIISRLSSNQYSDNFVESILYSHQPISNVSDSENEIEHKSSLGAGWAHAAHIRNHKLYTWGHSSYGCLGVGPHMTKTSTPNPVSWFVYIRVEVIQVACGRNHSLALTTNGVYSWGSNHYGQLGTGRRGQAPYPMLVDSLSNELIVSVSAGQYHSLAISASGKLWTWGWGVYGQLGHGAIDDCEKPKLLKTLENENIISAYGGYSHSIILTNNGKVFTFGSGSFGQLGNGSTTKITSPVPVYGLPEPIKCIYTAYFHNLALSDVGRLYTWGSSPQVLRFHAQSQKRARNQLVLNENDQADDTEIDALTADDGLLHLSPTLVDTSHIAGDILQMCCGCHHSAVISTAGQLYTWGLNLDGQLGVSGIRERLVPTLTLVGPPSVIVDSSSTSDSLIKEVRCGADFTLALDAANKLWGWGSNHEGQLGKIPEEDLAKTLLDGKMVMIKSTNKVIKIQHGTVNKLDSPIEIVLPQLRFSFSNIKDILSIQVKRCINFPGLTSFECFLENLNSLSSLYGIDYLLQYAIEWFYPYYNISSVVSMCLNMKNHQAISKIRLINNEPSTALFHQFEAFVESRDYGEMFGFNIEGGHEERASTPLTPSEGFTINLEEGELLTSLPESFALRMATEETIVKEWPGITKLSQMFDYYFKFLLKDNLVSFLHEYLTYWLTKSFPVDALEQLLMDRWDQLNHSLGILLLCNNDVSKACDLDELNIKMMDPKKILRCFSVNFCMELCSSVSKNIQTKSEDQKDFIQLLATVTNSPGSAWIEPVSETKTEDLLNRSVQILNTDQLQPFMHLEFQDTEILGNTLLAYSCGHRYFSNEQFNKDSQQVVACLDNLPNTATAVQSVLQDISNSACPNCVYEQINSVIQRD